From a region of the Lactuca sativa cultivar Salinas chromosome 4, Lsat_Salinas_v11, whole genome shotgun sequence genome:
- the LOC111881606 gene encoding thioredoxin H-type 1 — protein sequence MASEGVVIGCHTVDQWTEQFDKHVGSTKLVVVDFTASWCGPCRVIAPVLAELAKKIPHVTFLKVDVDELESIAQKYSVEAMPTFLFFKNGEIVDKVVGAKKDELSACVAKHAGEATVSA from the exons ATGGCGTCAGAAGGAGTTGTTATCGGCTGCCACACCGTCGACCAATGGACGGAGCAGTTTGACAAGCACGTCGGCTCTACCAAATTG GTGGTTGTGGATTTCACAGCCTCATGGTGTGGTCCATGCCGTGTGATTGCACCAGTGTTGGCTGAGCTTGCTAAAAAGATTCCCCATGTTACCTTCCTTAAGGTTGATGTTGATGAACTTGAG AGCATTGCTCAGAAGTACTCAGTGGAGGCAATGCCAACATTTCTGTTCTTCAAGAATGGAGAGATAGTGGACAAAGTTGTGGGTGCTAAGAAAGATGAACTTAGTGCATGTGTTGCTAAACATGCAGGAGAGGCTACTGTTTCTGCTTAA